The window AGGCGAAGGGATCGTTAATATCGTTGCAACCATCGAACAGCCTTCTATTCAAAATATATTATCCATTTACAAACTCCTTCCGATTGATTTTATTTTGATCGAGGGATACAAACAACATCCATTTCCGAAAGTGGTTCTTATAAGAGAAGAAGTGGATCTCATCCTTTTAAACCAATTGAAAAATATCCAGGCGGTCATTTCTGATGTGGATCTCAAACATCTTAAACTCTCCGTTCCGGTATTTTTAAGAAAAGAAAAAGCCCCATTCACCAATTGGTTATGGGGTACACAATATATATAAAAGAGGGGATATCAGATTTTGGGGACTGGCCCCAAAAGAGAAATTTAATCGTTAAGTACGCTAATAGGATACTGCTAAGATCGTGAAATTCGGTTAAATTGTTTCCATTCGTTCGGCAAGAAGTCTTTTTTCCTCATCAGACAACATTTGCTCAGCCATGGGAAATAAGACGCTTTCTTCTTTCATAAAATGCGAAGTTAAGACTTCATATGCGGTAACGATATATTGTGCGAATCCAAGGGCCTCTTCCTTCGTCAGTTTATCAGACATAAGGGAGGTCTGTTCTAAAAAGAGACGAATATTTTCATTTGCCAATGAATGCTCGTATTCCATCATCGCAATCGGCCCTAATTCTTTCCCTATATGAGCTGTCATCATTTCAAATAGACCATCTTCTTCCCTTCGTGAATGTTGATCAAGTGCTCTTTGGAATGAAAGAACTTTTTCACGAAGTTGTAACAGATGATTTCGTGGATCAGTTGATGAACTCGTTTGTTTAGCCCTTTCATATAGATCTTGCTTCATTTCATTCAACGGTGAATGTTCCTGATAAAGTCTTACTAATGGTTCGCAAAATTGAGAAATAGGGCGATTCCCTTGGCCTGGCACTTTACCGCAACATAATTCCATTCAACATCCCTCCTAACGTTTACAAGATTATTATACTTGATGGAATTGGTAAAAGTTGTGATAAAGATCACAAACTTCGAAAAAATAGGAGTGAACGGGCAATGAGTCGAAAAATGTACACAATTTTAAAGGATTTACCGCTTTTTAAACATTTATCAGATCAAGAGATTGAGTCAATAGCGTTAACCTCCAAGAAGAAAACAGTGAAAAGAGGGGAGCATATTTTTTTTCAAGGGGAAAAGCATGAGGCTGTTTATTTTATTGACGAAGGTACGATCAAAATTTATCGAAATGATATTCAAGGGAGAGAACAGATTGTTGCTGTCTTAAAGTCAGGAGATATGTTTCCTCATATTGGTTTCTTCCAAAAAAGTGAATATCCAGCTAATTCAATTGCGATGGAGCAAACCGACCTCATCTATATTCTATTATCTGAATTTGAGAAAGTTTTACTAGAACAGCCTGAGACAGCGGTGAAATTATATCGGATGATGGGAGAGAAAATCTCTGAATTGCAGCAACGATTGGAAGCGCAAATATTAAACGATACATATGAGAAATTTATTAAGTGGCTTCTCCGATTTGGCAATAGTTATGGAAAGGAAACGGAGGATGGAATGGTTTCTGTCATGATTCCTTTAACGAATAAAGAAATCGCCCAAATGATTGGGACAACAAGGGAGACGGTTAGTCGTATTTTAACTAAAATGAAAAATCACAACCTTGTTCATTCAGATAAAAAAAATAAATATATTTACGATCCAGAAAGTTTAACAAATGAATTAATAAAAGAAAAAGAATAAAAAAAGAAGAGTCTCATGACTGAACTAAGTCCCTTATGATCATTAGGGAGGTCAGCTGTTATGAGACTCCTTAAAAGAATTAACCTAATTCTTTAATTCTTTTAAATAATATATTATTTTCTAAATGTACATGGCGGAATGTATCATCTTCCAAGGCTTCTAACCGATTATAGACAAGTTGGTAAGTACGGCAAGCTCCCATTGGTGGGACAAAATCATTTGTTACATCGCGTAATTGTTTTAAAGCTTGACCGACTGCATCATGTTCTGATTCAAGCCCATCTAATTGAGCCAGTAATTTATTTAAATTCTCACTTGAAGGATCGTTTTCGTAGATTTTTACATAGGGAAATAGTTCTGTCTCTTCTTTAATAATATGTTGTTCTAATTCTGTTTTAATTGTATGAAAAAGGGAGTGAACTTCTTTTAAGTGTGGGGAATCCACACCATGTACACGTAAAACTTTTGTCACATAAGGTGTAAGCTGTGGAAACTCTTCATTTAAATAGCGATGATGAGTATTCACGACATAGTCGACAATAGAAGAGAGGTCGGCGGTCATCCAATCCTGTTGTACCCCCTCTGTATTCATCTCTTCATATAGGCCATTTAAGGTAGAGACTAATACTTCTGCATCAAGTCCCCTTTCACTAGCAGCCTCTTTAATTGGACGATTTCCTCCACAACAAAAATCAATTCTATTTTTCTTAAATAAATCAC is drawn from Oikeobacillus pervagus and contains these coding sequences:
- a CDS encoding Crp/Fnr family transcriptional regulator, which encodes MSRKMYTILKDLPLFKHLSDQEIESIALTSKKKTVKRGEHIFFQGEKHEAVYFIDEGTIKIYRNDIQGREQIVAVLKSGDMFPHIGFFQKSEYPANSIAMEQTDLIYILLSEFEKVLLEQPETAVKLYRMMGEKISELQQRLEAQILNDTYEKFIKWLLRFGNSYGKETEDGMVSVMIPLTNKEIAQMIGTTRETVSRILTKMKNHNLVHSDKKNKYIYDPESLTNELIKEKE
- the mobB gene encoding molybdopterin-guanine dinucleotide biosynthesis protein B — protein: MARKQKIFQVVGYQNSGKTTLIQYIIKSAKAHNIAVGTIKHHGHGGLPYIGDEGKDTSTHRENGAIATAVEGEGIVNIVATIEQPSIQNILSIYKLLPIDFILIEGYKQHPFPKVVLIREEVDLILLNQLKNIQAVISDVDLKHLKLSVPVFLRKEKAPFTNWLWGTQYI
- the ric gene encoding iron-sulfur cluster repair di-iron protein encodes the protein MAYPFTVDSIIGEIVNDLPKSSDLFKKNRIDFCCGGNRPIKEAASERGLDAEVLVSTLNGLYEEMNTEGVQQDWMTADLSSIVDYVVNTHHRYLNEEFPQLTPYVTKVLRVHGVDSPHLKEVHSLFHTIKTELEQHIIKEETELFPYVKIYENDPSSENLNKLLAQLDGLESEHDAVGQALKQLRDVTNDFVPPMGACRTYQLVYNRLEALEDDTFRHVHLENNILFKRIKELG
- a CDS encoding hemerythrin domain-containing protein, producing MELCCGKVPGQGNRPISQFCEPLVRLYQEHSPLNEMKQDLYERAKQTSSSTDPRNHLLQLREKVLSFQRALDQHSRREEDGLFEMMTAHIGKELGPIAMMEYEHSLANENIRLFLEQTSLMSDKLTKEEALGFAQYIVTAYEVLTSHFMKEESVLFPMAEQMLSDEEKRLLAERMETI